From the genome of candidate division KSB1 bacterium:
GATCCACGGCAGGAGCTCTGGCTTGCCGTCGCCGGCCCATCGGTAAACCTGGCGATCGCAGCCATACTCCTCTTGGTCCTTTTTGCCACAACTGCGCTCGTACCGATGAACAGGCTCAACGTCACCACCGGGCCCTTTTTGCAGCGGCTCTTAGTGGTGAATCTCTTCCTGGCAGGTTTTAACCTCATTCCAGCATTCCCCATGGATGGCGGGCGTGTTGTTCGGGCGCTCCTTGCTATGCGTATGGACTATGCCCGTGCTACTCACGTGGCGGCAACACTCGGGCAGGGGATAGCTCTCCTCTTTGGCTTCATTGGTTTTTTTGTCAATCCCTTCCTCATCTTCATCGCCTTGTTCGTTTGGATAGGTGCGGCTCAAGAATCCAGCGTAGCCAGCATGCGCACGCTGTTCACCGACGTTCCGGTGAGCAGCGCCATGCTGACCGACTTTCGCGCTTTGCACCCAGATGATAGCCTGCAGCGAGCCATCGACCTTGTCCTAGCCGGATACCAGCAGGACTTTCCCGTGGTCGTGGACGGCACCGTCGTTGGCATCTTGTCGCGCAACGACCTCATGACTGCCCTGGCCGAACACGGCCGGGACTACCCTGTGTCGGCGGCAATGACCAGCGAGTTTGAAGTGGTGGAAAGCTCCGAGATGCTGCAAAATGCCATGGCCAGGCTGCAAGGGTGCAAATGCCACGTCATGCCCGTTGTTTCAGCCGGCGTATTGCGGGGACTCCTCACGCCGGAAAACATCGCTGAGTTCATGATGATTCATTCGGCCCTTGAGCGTTCCACAGGCCGCAGGCGATGAGGCTCG
Proteins encoded in this window:
- a CDS encoding site-2 protease family protein; protein product: MKWSLNIGSFRGIPVRIHATFLLILAWVAAGYLRQGHSLGVAAAGVAFVLAIFLCVVLHEFGHALVARKYGIRTRDITLLPIGGVARIERMPDDPRQELWLAVAGPSVNLAIAAILLLVLFATTALVPMNRLNVTTGPFLQRLLVVNLFLAGFNLIPAFPMDGGRVVRALLAMRMDYARATHVAATLGQGIALLFGFIGFFVNPFLIFIALFVWIGAAQESSVASMRTLFTDVPVSSAMLTDFRALHPDDSLQRAIDLVLAGYQQDFPVVVDGTVVGILSRNDLMTALAEHGRDYPVSAAMTSEFEVVESSEMLQNAMARLQGCKCHVMPVVSAGVLRGLLTPENIAEFMMIHSALERSTGRRR